From a region of the Arachis ipaensis cultivar K30076 chromosome B09, Araip1.1, whole genome shotgun sequence genome:
- the LOC107619565 gene encoding chaperone protein dnaJ 72, which yields MDHYKVLGLHRTASKEEIKAAFKKLAFQFHPDKHSHSPKVVRDNATLRFKQVSEAYEVLMDDRKRADYNFRSRSTAAGGSSSYYSQYSYGYGRGSSSYQQRSRHQYGGGGGGGGGIASKFELAIRILTARSSLLNLGFAAAILGGIVIIDKSGESLWERQNSGKSFEEAMKSIDKAKAYRDDSAKERT from the exons ATGGATCATTACAAGGTTCTAGGGTTGCACAGAACCGCATCAAAGGAAGAGATCAAAGCAGCGTTCAAGAAATTGGCGTTTCAATTCCATCCAGACAAGCACTCCCACTCGCCCAAGGTCGTCAGGGACAACGCCACGCTTCGATTCAAGCAGGTTTCTGAGGCTTATGAGGTCCTCATGGACGATCGCAAGCGCGCCGATTACAATTTCCGCTCCCGCTCCACCGCTGCCGGTGGTAGCAGCAGTTACTATTCGCAGTATTCTTACGGATACGGTCGTGGGAGTAGTAGTTACCAACAAAGGTCCAGGCATCaatatggtggtggtggtggcggcggaGGCGGCATTGCTTCGAAGTTTGAGCTTGCTATTCGAATTTTGACGGCGAGATCTTCTCTCCTCAATCTCGGCTTTGCAGC AGCTATATTGGGTGGAATAGTTATCATCGATAAAAGTGGAGAATCTTTGTGGGAAAGGCAAAATTCTGGG AAATCATTTGAAGAAGCCATGAAGTCTATTGATAAGGCCAAAGCATACAGAGATGATAGCGCGAAGGAACGTACGTGA